In Papaver somniferum cultivar HN1 chromosome 1, ASM357369v1, whole genome shotgun sequence, a genomic segment contains:
- the LOC113331565 gene encoding uncharacterized protein LOC113331565 → MARIRDNNGKLKQAEKKYKKKHDFGVAPSLEPRRKDGKSLSTSHRSGSGVNQKGSTSINHYLKRSNKHKKNLILLRLLKKKVVTKKSMKKKVVPRKLMNKKVTRKLVKKKVRRKLMKKEEKFKSMSNEEKFKNMSNNKARMMVQRRRKGTTCPTR, encoded by the exons atggCTCGAATCAG AGACAACAATGGCAAGCTAAAgcaagccgaaaagaaatataagaagaaacatgATTTTGGCGTTGCTCCGAGTTTGGAACCTCGTCGAAAGGACGGTAAAAGTTTATCTACTTCTCATCGAAGCGGCTCGGGAGTAAACCAAAAGGGATCCACTTCAATAAACCACTACCTCAAGCGGAGCAACAAACACAAGAAGAATTTGATTCTGCTACGCTTACTAAAGAAGAAAGTGGTGACGAAAAAGTCGATGAAAAAGAAAGTGGTGCCAAGGAAGTTGATGAATAAGAAAGTGACAAGAaagttggtgaagaagaaagtgagaagaaagttgatgaagaaggaggagaaattCAAGAGTATGTCCAATGAGGAGAAGTTCAAGAACATGTCCAACAACAAGGCAAGAATGAtggtccaaagaagaagaaaggggaccACATGCCCGACTCGCTGA
- the LOC113295155 gene encoding zinc transporter 1-like codes for MTNFFIIFSGLKHKLLLVLLVVPVLVSAECSCDLGNGEKRNKREALKFKLTAIASILVASGIGVCIPILGKRVSALRPENNIFFMIKAFAGGVILATGFIHVLPDAFENLTSPCLKENPWGFPFTGFIAMMSAIGTLMVDTFATSYYKRSHFNKALPVTRDEEQIGEHAGHVHVHSHATHGHAHGSAFLDSSAHDTSDSSSSELIRNRVISQVLELGIVVHSVIIGIALGACQSPSTIKPLVAALTFHQFFEGMGLGGCISQAKFKSKAVTIMALFFSLTTPFGIGIGIGISNVYNENSPTALIVEGVFNSASAGILIYMALVDLLAEDFMNPRMQTNGRLQLGAYISLLLGAGCMSLLAKWA; via the exons ATGACTAATTTTTTTATAATCTTTTCTGGGTTGAAACACAAATTGCTACTCGTATTGTTGGTTGTTCCAGTATTGGTCTCTGCGGAGTGTTCATGTGACTTAGGAAATGGGGAAAAACGAAACAAAAGAGAAGCTCTGAAATTCAAATTAACAGCAATAGCATCAATACTAGTAGCAAGTGGAATTGGTGTCTGTATACCAATTCTGGGTAAAAGAGTATCAGCATTAAGACCAGAAAACAATATATTCTTTATGATAAAAGCATTTGCGGGTGGAGTTATATTAGCAACAGGGTTTATACATGTCTTACCAGACGCTTTTGAGAATTTAACATCACCATGTCTGAAAGAAAATCCATGGGGTTTTCCATTTACTGGTTTTATAGCTATGATGTCTGCTATTGGTACATTAATGGTGGATACGTTTGCAACTAGTTATTATAAGAGATCACACTTTAATAAAGCTTTACCAGTTACAAGAGATGAAGAACAAATTGGTGAACATGCTGGTCATGTTCATGTCCATAGTCATGCTACTCATGGTCATGCTCATGGTTCTGCTTTCCTTGATTCATCTGCTCATGATacttctgattcttcttcttcagaactTATTCGTAATCGGGTGATCTCACAA GTATTGGAGTTGGGTATTGTGGTTCACTCAGTAATTATTGGAATAGCTTTAGGTGCTTGTCAAAGCCCTTCTACAATAAAACCCCTAGTTGCTGCCTTGACATTTCATCAGTTTTTTGAAGGCATGGGACTTGGTGGTTGCATCTCTCAG GCAAAGTTCAAGAGTAAAGCAGTTACTATTATGGCATTGTTCTTCTCACTAACTACCCCATTCGGTATCGGAATTGGTATAGGAATATCAAATGTTTACAATGAGAATAGCCCAACTGCTCTTATCGTCGAAGGTGTTTTCAACTCTGCATCGGCTGGCATATTAATCTACATGGCTCTTGTTGATTTACTTGCTGAAGATTTCATGAATCCAAGAATGCAAACCAATGGTAGACTTCAGTTAGGTGCTTATATTTCACTTCTGCTGGGAGCAGGTTGTATGTCTCTTTTGGCTAAGTGGGCTTGA